One Micromonospora sp. FIMYZ51 genomic window carries:
- a CDS encoding pyridoxamine 5'-phosphate oxidase family protein, translating into MDDEAMTVAAGRQRVTELIRAARVCTLTTIALDGRLSGRPMLLPQTEYDGELWFLAHAGSSTVRQLRVNPEVEISFGVPVQRRWMSLTGTARDSYQPERAEQLWQPELAPWFPDGPDAAGLTLIAVHITDARHWTW; encoded by the coding sequence ATGGATGACGAGGCGATGACCGTCGCGGCGGGCCGGCAGCGGGTCACCGAACTGATCCGGGCCGCCCGGGTCTGCACACTCACCACCATCGCCCTCGACGGCCGACTCTCCGGCCGGCCGATGCTCCTGCCGCAGACGGAGTACGACGGCGAGCTGTGGTTCCTGGCCCACGCGGGCTCGTCCACCGTCCGGCAGCTGCGGGTCAACCCGGAGGTCGAGATCAGCTTCGGCGTACCGGTGCAGCGGCGCTGGATGTCGCTCACCGGCACCGCGCGGGACAGCTACCAGCCGGAGCGGGCCGAGCAGCTCTGGCAGCCGGAGCTGGCCCCCTGGTTCCCGGACGGCCCGGACGCGGCCGGTCTGACCCTGATCGCCGTACACATCACCGACGCCCGCCACTGGACGTGGTGA
- a CDS encoding polyadenylate-specific 3'-exoribonuclease AS — translation MAYRYFYDCEFIEDGRTVELVSIGVVDEYGREFYAVSTEFDASRAVPWVRRNVLDKLPSPADRAWRSRERIRDELYDFLVEPIRERPGEELELWAWYAAYDHVALAQLWGSMPTLPREIPRFTKELRQLWDDRGRPRLPNAAAARHDALVDARHNLARWRAMTGS, via the coding sequence ATGGCCTACCGCTACTTCTACGACTGCGAGTTCATCGAGGACGGCCGGACCGTCGAGCTGGTGTCGATCGGCGTCGTCGACGAGTACGGCCGCGAGTTCTACGCGGTCTCCACCGAATTCGACGCGTCCCGGGCGGTGCCCTGGGTACGCCGCAACGTGCTGGACAAGCTACCCTCGCCGGCCGACCGCGCCTGGCGGTCCCGGGAGCGCATCCGCGACGAGCTGTACGACTTCCTGGTCGAACCGATCCGGGAACGCCCCGGCGAGGAACTGGAGCTGTGGGCCTGGTACGCCGCGTACGACCACGTGGCGCTGGCGCAGCTCTGGGGCTCGATGCCCACCCTGCCCCGGGAGATCCCCCGGTTCACCAAGGAGCTGCGGCAGCTCTGGGACGACCGGGGCCGACCGCGACTGCCCAACGCCGCCGCGGCCCGGCACGACGCACTTGTCGACGCCCGGCACAACCTGGCCCGCTGGCGAGCGATGACCGGTTCGTAG
- a CDS encoding Crp/Fnr family transcriptional regulator — MEMRLPEPGDALTGVEMFAGLEPEVRQRVIAAAVPRTYRKGQLLFVENDPGESLIVLRRGAVAVFRTAPTGERAVLSVIRPPDVLGEVSLLDASTRSASAEAIEDCAALALSRGAFMELVHSNPRILDAVMRSLGGLIRRLTEQNADHVFLDLPGRVAKTLVRLAGESQAPMITIELNQSQLAEMAGGSRQSVNQAIGSFANRGWLRTEGRRIVVTDVPALRRRAGMNDR, encoded by the coding sequence GTGGAGATGCGCCTGCCGGAGCCGGGCGACGCGCTCACGGGTGTCGAGATGTTCGCCGGGCTGGAGCCCGAGGTCCGCCAGCGGGTGATCGCCGCAGCGGTGCCCCGGACGTACCGCAAGGGTCAGTTGCTCTTCGTGGAGAACGACCCGGGCGAGTCGCTCATCGTGCTGCGCCGTGGCGCGGTGGCCGTGTTCCGCACCGCGCCGACCGGCGAACGGGCGGTGCTGTCGGTGATCCGCCCGCCCGACGTGCTCGGTGAGGTCTCCCTGCTGGACGCCTCCACCCGCTCCGCCTCGGCCGAGGCGATCGAGGACTGCGCCGCCCTCGCCCTGTCCCGGGGCGCCTTCATGGAGCTGGTGCACTCGAACCCGCGCATCCTCGACGCGGTGATGCGCTCGCTCGGTGGGCTGATCCGCCGGCTGACCGAGCAGAACGCCGACCATGTCTTTCTCGACCTGCCCGGCCGGGTGGCCAAGACGCTGGTCCGGCTCGCCGGCGAGAGTCAGGCACCGATGATCACCATCGAGCTGAACCAGAGCCAGCTCGCGGAGATGGCCGGCGGTTCGCGGCAGAGCGTCAACCAGGCGATCGGATCCTTCGCCAACCGGGGTTGGCTGCGTACCGAGGGCCGCCGGATCGTGGTCACCGACGTGCCGGCGCTGCGTCGGCGCGCCGGCATGAACGACCGCTGA